Genomic DNA from Bacterioplanes sanyensis:
TACGCCTTGGTCGGTGTGAATCACGCCGACCATTCCCGGCCGCCAGCGTTTGGCGCCTTGCAGGTGTTTGACCGGCACGCGTTGCATGATCGCTTCGGTGGCTGGGCCGTAGGCCTGCTCCGCGCTCAGCTCGATACGGAAACGTTGGCCCGCTTCGTGACCTTCCATTTGCGCTTCAAAGGCGGCCAGCATATTGCCATGGCCTTGCAGGTAGAGCAGCGGTTCACCGCTGCGAGTACTTTCAATCTTCTCACCCTGATCATCCGTCAGATCGTAGTGCAGCTGCACGACCGTATTAGGGGCTATTTGCATGATGTCTCCAAACAATGGCTGTGAGGTCGGTTTGACCGACCGCTCCCTTGATATTCTAGCGCGCGGCCCAATATTCCAGAACAACGCAACACACCATCAGGATGTAAGCATGACCACGATTGTTTCCGTGCGCCGTGGCGATGAAGTTGTCATCGGCGGCGACGGCCAAGTGTCTCTGGGCAATACCGTAATGAAAGGCAATGCCCGCAAAGTTCGTCGCCTGTACAACGATCAGGTAATTGCTGGCTTTGCTGGCGGCACCGCCGACGCTTTTACCCTATTCGAAAAGTTCGAAGCACAGTTACAAAAACACCACGGCCAACTGACCCGCGCAGCGGTGGAGTTGGCGAAAGAGTGGCGCTCTGATCGCGCCTTGCGCCGCTTGGAAGCCATTCTGGCGGTGGCTGATCATACGGCCTCGCTAATCATCACCGGTAACGGCGATGTGGTGCAGCCAGAAAATGACCTGATTGGTGTTGGCTCGGGTGGCAATTACGCACTGGCGGCGGCACGTGCTTTGTTGGACAACAGCGATTTATCCGCACGCGACATCGTCGAAAAGAGCCTCAACATTGCCGGTGATATTTGTGTGTTTACCAACACCAATTTGACCATTGAAACCCTGCACAACGACGGCCCAACCAATGGAGAGAGCGCATGAGCCAAATGACCCCAAGAGAAATTGTTCACGCCCTCGACCGTCACATTATTGGCCAAGACGATGCCAAGCGTGCCGTTGCCATT
This window encodes:
- a CDS encoding FKBP-type peptidyl-prolyl cis-trans isomerase, which codes for MQIAPNTVVQLHYDLTDDQGEKIESTRSGEPLLYLQGHGNMLAAFEAQMEGHEAGQRFRIELSAEQAYGPATEAIMQRVPVKHLQGAKRWRPGMVGVIHTDQGVRQVTVKKVGRFMVDVDISHPLAGRNLCFDVEVLAVRAATQDEIAHRHAHGIGGHQH
- the hslV gene encoding ATP-dependent protease subunit HslV, encoding MTTIVSVRRGDEVVIGGDGQVSLGNTVMKGNARKVRRLYNDQVIAGFAGGTADAFTLFEKFEAQLQKHHGQLTRAAVELAKEWRSDRALRRLEAILAVADHTASLIITGNGDVVQPENDLIGVGSGGNYALAAARALLDNSDLSARDIVEKSLNIAGDICVFTNTNLTIETLHNDGPTNGESA